From a single Silene latifolia isolate original U9 population chromosome 6, ASM4854445v1, whole genome shotgun sequence genomic region:
- the LOC141586034 gene encoding polygalacturonate 4-alpha-galacturonosyltransferase, which yields MAVKRWLLGTSDSRSRNAAPSVSAIVAFFLLLLILPLFVFFFAFSSGWSESSPGSLKQNVHWRDRLDLQHLKSFLSKEDIDVILDSVKDLGPLSLDSFKQKNGSASWKIVGRESVGDNLLEVIESATVKQDTLSDGHVDVVDSPAVQIRRRLREKKRESRAAELVKQDDETTLRLENAAIQRSKSVDSAVLGKYNIWRRENENENADSTIRLMRDQMIMARVYISIAKSKNKTDLFHELQNRLKESHRVLGEVAADSDLPRSAPEKIKAMGQVLAKAKEQLYDCKLVTGKLRAMLQSAEEQVRSLKKQSTFLSQLAAKTIPNGIHCLAMRLTIDYYLLPIEKREFPKRENLENPNLYHYALFSDNVLAASVVVNSTILNAKEPEKHVFHLVTDKLNFGAMNMWFLLNPPGKATIHVENVDEFKWLNSSYCPVLKQLESAAMKEYYFKADHPTTSGASALKYRNPKYLSMLNHLRFYLPQIYPKLDKILFLDDDIVVQKDLTPLWSVDLHGKVNGAVETCGESFHRFDKYLNFSNPHISRNFDPNSCGWAYGMNMFDLKVWKKKDITGIYHKWQTMNEDRTLWKLGTLPPGLITFYGLTHPLKKTWHVLGLGYNPSIDKTEIDNAAVVHYNGNMKPWLEIAMTKYRPYWTKYIKYDHPYLRNCKLSV from the exons atggcgGTGAAAAGGTGGTTATTAGGTACAAGCGATTCCAGGAGTAGAAACGCTGCACCTTCGGTATCCGCCATTGTTGCATTCTTTCTTCTGCTTCTTATTCTTCCGCTCTTCGTCTTCTTCTTCGCCTTTTCTTCCG GATGGTCTGAAAGTTCACCCGGTTCCCTTAAACAG AATGTGCATTGGAGAGATAGACTTGATTTGCAACATTTGAAATCATTTCTCTCAAAGGAG GACATTGATGTTATCTTAGATAGTGTGAAGGATCTGGGACCTTTGAGTCTTGATTCATTCAAACAAAAAAATGGTTCGGCATCGTGGAAGATTGTGGGCCGAGAGAGTGTCGGTGACAATTTATTGGAG gtgattgAATCAGCAACTGTCAAACAAGATACTTTGTCAg ATGGTCATGTTGATGTGGTGGATTCACCAGCTGTACAAATCCGAAGG CGATTGAGAGAGAAGAAACGTGAAAGTCGTGCAGCCGAACTAGTAAAGCAAGATGATGAGACTACTTTGAGACTTGAAAATGCTGCTATACAGCGGTCAAAGTCAGTTGATTCTGCAGTACTGGGGAAATATAATATATGGAGGCGAGAGAATGAGAATGAAAATGCTGATTCCACTATACGCTTGATGCGAGACCAAATGATCATGGCGAGAGTGTATATAAGCATCGCTAAGTCAAAGAATAAGACTGACTTGTTTCACGAACTACAGAATCGACTTAAAGAGAGCCATCGCGTGCTGGGAGAAGTTGCAGCTGATTCTGATCTTCCTCGAAG TGCTCCTGAGAAAATCAAAGCTATGGGCCAAGTTCTTGCAAAAGCAAAAGAGCAGCTCTACGACTGCAAGCTGGTGACAGGAAAGCTTAGAGCTATGCTCCAATCGGCAGAGGAACAAGTGAGGAGCTTGAAGAAACAAAGCACATTTTTGAGTCAATTGGCAGCCAAGACTATTCCAAATGGAATTCATTGTCTAGCTATGCGTCTGACCATTGATTACTACCTCCTTCCAATAGAGAAGAGAGAGTTTCCTAAGCGAGAAAATCTGGAAAATCCCAATCTTTACCACTATGCACTTTTCTCTGATAACGTCCTTGCCGCATCAGTTGTGGTGAACTCTACTATCCTGAATGCCAAG GAGCCAGAGAAACATGTTTTCCATCTTGTTACCGATAAACTCAACTTTGGTGCAATGAACATGTGGTTTCTTTTGAACCCTCCTGGAAAAGCCACTATCCATGTTGAAAATGTTGACGAATTCAAGTGGCTGAACTCATCATATTGTCCAGTTCTAAAGCAGCTCGAGTCTGCGGCCATGAAGGAATATTATTTCAAGGCGGATCATCCAACCACATCTGGAGCATCCGCTTTGAAATACAGGAACCCTAAATACCTATCTATGCTTAACCACCTCAGATTCTATTTGCCACAAATCTACCCCAAATTAGATAAGATATTGTTTCTAGACGATGATATTGTCGTGCAGAAAGATTTGACTCCGTTATGGTCGGTTGATCTACATGGCAAGGTTAATGGTGCTGTGGAAACTTGTGGGGAGAGCTTCCACCGTTTTGATAAATACTTGAACTTCTCGAATCCCCACATTTCCCGGAACTTTGATCCTAATTCATGTGGATGGGCGTATGGCATGAACATGTTTGACCTCAAGGTGTGGAAGAAGAAGGATATTACCGGTATATATCACAAGTGGCAGACAATG AACGAAGATAGAACACTCTGGAAGCTGGGTACATTGCCTCCTGGGCTCATCACATTTTACGGGTTGACACATCCTCTTAAGAAGACTTGGCACGTACTCGGTTTGGGATATAATCCAAGTATCGACAAAACTGAGATTGATAATGCAGCAGTTGTTCATTACAACGGTAACATGAAGCCATGGTTGGAAATTGCAATGACCAAGTACCGACCGTACTGGACCAAATACATAAAATATGACCATCCTTACCTGCGGAACTGCAAATTGAGTGTGTGA
- the LOC141586035 gene encoding histone deacetylase complex subunit SAP18 isoform X2, with the protein MAGNGARPRRIRRQKKTKRPPQQTPPLPPSTAVSRGAVFVEREKIGSHHNMEDFAVGGKEPKSEFQIYTWKDATLRELTSLVREAIPQARRRDALLSFALVYPDRNGCFIVRRVGKTLSHCTRALDDEKTLAQLRFQIGDYLDVAIFLTGACGITEVR; encoded by the exons ATGGCGGGAAATGGAGCACGTCCTCGGAGAATTCGGAGACAGAAGAAGACCAAACGTCCGCCGCAACAAACACCACCACTTCCGCCCTCTACGGCCGTCTCTCGCGGCGCTGTCTTCGTCGAACGGGAAAAG ATTGGAAGTCATCACAACATGGAGGACTTTGCAGTGGGAGGTAAAGAACCAAAAAGTGAATTTCAAATCTACACATGGAAGGATGCTACACTCCGTGAGCTAACTAGTCTG GTTAGGGAGGCGATTCCACAAGCAAGAAGGAGAGATGCATTGTTATCTTTTGCTCTTGTTTATCCTGACAGAAATGGTTGCTTCATAGTTAGACGG GTGGGTAAAACATTGTCACATTGTACAAGAGCGTTAGATGATGAGAAGACGCTAGCTCAACTCAGGTTTCAG ATTGGAGACTACTTGGATGTGGCAATATTCTTAACTGGCGCCTGCGGCATTACTGAAGTTCGTTAG
- the LOC141586035 gene encoding histone deacetylase complex subunit SAP18 isoform X1: MAGNGARPRRIRRQKKTKRPPQQTPPLPPSTAVSRGAVFVEREKTCPMLLRVFAKIGSHHNMEDFAVGGKEPKSEFQIYTWKDATLRELTSLVREAIPQARRRDALLSFALVYPDRNGCFIVRRVGKTLSHCTRALDDEKTLAQLRFQIGDYLDVAIFLTGACGITEVR; this comes from the exons ATGGCGGGAAATGGAGCACGTCCTCGGAGAATTCGGAGACAGAAGAAGACCAAACGTCCGCCGCAACAAACACCACCACTTCCGCCCTCTACGGCCGTCTCTCGCGGCGCTGTCTTCGTCGAACGGGAAAAG ACTTGTCCTATGCTGCTTCGAGTGTTTGCTAAG ATTGGAAGTCATCACAACATGGAGGACTTTGCAGTGGGAGGTAAAGAACCAAAAAGTGAATTTCAAATCTACACATGGAAGGATGCTACACTCCGTGAGCTAACTAGTCTG GTTAGGGAGGCGATTCCACAAGCAAGAAGGAGAGATGCATTGTTATCTTTTGCTCTTGTTTATCCTGACAGAAATGGTTGCTTCATAGTTAGACGG GTGGGTAAAACATTGTCACATTGTACAAGAGCGTTAGATGATGAGAAGACGCTAGCTCAACTCAGGTTTCAG ATTGGAGACTACTTGGATGTGGCAATATTCTTAACTGGCGCCTGCGGCATTACTGAAGTTCGTTAG